One Vicia villosa cultivar HV-30 ecotype Madison, WI linkage group LG5, Vvil1.0, whole genome shotgun sequence genomic window, GAGCGAGGCCCCTGACAAAACATCCAAGAGACAAAGAGGGTAGAGGAGGAAAAGGCCCGGGACAAAACTGGCCTAATGCAAGTTTCCATGTGCATCTCTCGGACGAAAGACTTTTATGTCCCCGACGTGGCCACGGGACCCTTGTTCGCTGACAGCACTTGGGAGAAATTCCCCTCCAGGATGGTTATATCTAGAGTTGTAAAAATGGACTATCCGGCCCTGGCGGACCATGTGATTTTTAAGGCTGGGCCAAAAAGGACTTGTATAATATGGACTCGAGAATTACTACCACAAGCCGGTCATAGATGGGCTTCGGGTTACCCGACCCTAAAcgggcttttttatttaaaaaaattaaaataaaaactccataatctttattttaaataaaataaaaaattatataattttaaacataatactttTTTCactactatattatctcttataaatattataatgtgtttctaaatacaatacatgactaaattgtataaaataatacttgaatatttaatataagagaaaactaatataatacgatcaaagaatgtttattatattaatgtataatatttaaaaaagaaagatttaatagaataaagataaaatttagtgagatgagaaaaatattttgctattttggagtaagacaatataaatattaatttatattttttaaaatttgtagtTATATGGACCtaatgggctagccctaatgggtagagGGCTTTTTAAGGGCTGAGCTAAAAAAGCCATGAAAAATATGGGCTATAATTTTAAGGCCCAAaccctatgatttttcgggccGGGTCGGGCAGACCCATATGGGCTagtccattttgacagctctagtcaTATCTTGCAGAGAGTTCAACCAGTTCACTATAGGGTCAGTGAAGAGGAAGTTTGACGAGCTTGTCGATGCAAGCTCGAATCTAAACCTGAACCTCAACAGGTTTCGAGGAAAGTCGGAGCCCATCACTTTCTATCTCGAGGAGCTTCCAAGTGGATCTCCTAACTCCAATATTCCTTTGCTCGTGCGAGAAAAGATGGAAAACTTTAATGTTCGCCGAATTCTCGTCGACTAAGGGAACATGATCAACATTATGTACGCCCACCTGTTCACCATCCTTCAACTCGACGAATCCCATCTTCCACCTTCTATGGTTCACGGGCAGTTGACCCAGGACGAAGATCACGCGTTGATCTTGCCCTACCCACGTAGGATCCTAACGGTATCTTGTTTTGGACATAAGAATCCAGCCCAAAATAGAAGACATTGGCCCAACTTTGGGGgcactataaataccctcttttatAAGAGAGTCAGGTACATAGGCGGGTCCACGTTAAGACATGGTATGGCTTTAGCCACaccattttttttccttttttctttatatatatatatatatatatatatatatatatatatatgtatatatatatatatatatttcatcttTTACTCCTCTTAACGTTTTAAAAATCGGATTGATTAATATGATGGTGGATCACTGGTTATTGGTCGAGTTATTGGGTCATTAGTCGAACTGTATGATTAAATCAGATAATTAAGTTGAATAAACTGGTTTCTATAAAAAAACTATAGAGTTATTAAACTGATCGAAACTGATAACTCGGTCTCTAAAAAATCACGACACctaacaaattttaaattttcaaaatatcataattttactTAGGGGTATTTGCGGTGCAGTTTGAGCGGTTTTGACGCTAAAAGTCATCCGAACGGCAAAAAAAAAAGACAcggggtttggtttggttcggttggcttttagaaaaaaaccaaaccaaaccaatgcgggtTAGTTCGGCTTGGTTGGTtcagttttttacaaatattttactgAGTCATATATACACATATAGATAACAACATAACTTTATATTTAGTCATTCATATACTACCAAATAACAGCAAAACTCATCATATTTAGACAAAAACTTCCCATTTAATATGTATAAATTAGATTAGACAAAAgcgaaataataaacataaaataatagcataaaacattatcaaaaatattataatgaaacaaaaaaatagaagagatgagagattagtgaagataaaaaagaaagaacataagagaggagagattatagaagaagatgtgcgataaaaacaaaattgaaagagAAAACATTtgtataaaaatgagaaggtgaaaagaaaaaatataagataGTAAAGATTAGAGAATAAGAGATAAGATGTATGTGGGAAAGATGGCGCAATAATTctaggagagatttgagaagactgaaATTGAAACCATAAGCGTAAGGATGAGAAAGTTGTCCGTAATCATAAGActaattaggtttaggtttgaatgtgagttaagtaggttgtaacataatgcggtttggttcggtttgcaaaatataaaccgcaaaccgaaccgaaccatgcAGTTTTGTTAAAAGATTACTCAAACAAATCTGAATCAAATGCGGTTTTTTCCGGtttcggtttgatttggtttgcgaTTTTCTATTAGGTTGGTTTAGTTTTGAACACCCTTAATTTTACTAGTTCgttctttaaattcaaattctaaacatagtcatcacacataacaaaattgtacaaaataaaaattaaaataaattgtgaaCTAAGTTTAATTGCAACATAAACTAAATAACAAAACAAGTGCAatgttaaataaatttaatttcaatgaggaaaatccaaataaattttgaacaaaatatacttatattttaatttttaattttttttttatcaaaatgcatcgttttgtctaagaaaaaaaaacaaaaatttaatctGTCGATTTTCTAAAATTGTTAGTTAGCCGGTTTTTATCAGTTTTGGTTAGTTCTGGCCGAGTCTCACTGGTTTAAGAGCTTACTTGATCTAGCACTCAAATCAGACCGATGATCCTTTTGATTCTTGGTTCGACTGACCGATCCAGTTCAACTTTTGTAACACTGTCACCACCTCTCAAGTTTCTCTCTCACTTTTATATTTGCTAATCCCTCATATTTGATAgacaatttttattataaatatattattttaaacaatattattttttattttaatataatttgacTCATAGTTTCTTTCATATTTAGCCACACTAATATGTAATGTCTGCATCCGCCCCTGGTCAGGTATTCAATTTTTATTCTCTACTTCGTACTTGCTCTCTTCACTCTGAATCTCACTTTGACATCAAAATGTCTTGCAGGTACACTCCATTCTTTTCTGAACCAACCACAAAGTCAAGTGTTGCATGTCACTGAAGAACTATTTGATCCTGGTAAGatcacataataataataataataataataataataataataatagtaataataataataatactttttATATAATCTCATTAACTCTTAATTATCAAaagattaattattaataattaaaattaataataataataataataataataataataataataataataataactagtgtatatacccgtgcgaggcacgtgACAAACTGTTATTAGTAGTTTACAAacgaaataatattataatttgtcTTTGTTAATAGTAGCGGGAtatccgtgcgttcgcacgggtaccactgcgttacaaaaaataaattttaaataaaacaataatattgAATAATAGTTTGTATATTATATAGAAGTACAAATTAAGTTAAAATGTCATACTTAAAAAAATGGAACAATTAATAGGACAATTGTCAATGAACTATAATAAAACATTCATATTTATATATCAatatatttccttttcttttaattttttatctattttaaatttatgttatttACCAAAAAAAGCGTGACAAAAAAATATAGAagaaaattaaaaacataaaaagataTGCACAGAGAATCAAATTTAAACATAATAATTTGCAATGATCACAAAAAATAGGATAATAtgtaaatagtaaaaatattttaaattatgtattaaaaatatgataatatgttaatagtaagaatattttaaattatatattattaatcctataaaatttatatattgagttattataaaatttcaattagtaaaatatcaattttacactaacaatgatttaattaacataaaaatttcataaatatgttAAATACATATAATAATGAGTAATTGAAATTAATTGCATTATAACTcacattaatgtttttttaacaaaaaatagaggttattattatcatattttgAATATAAAGGTTACTATATTAGTAATATTTCAAAGTTCCTATATAGTTTTAGTGGTTTCTATaataactattttaatttttatcattatcAAAAGTTTGTTTATATCTTTCACTTttttactaataatttttttctatatttatATTGTTTACCTTTACACGgttaattttgtttaaattgaTATTCCTTTAAACAAAATACTATGaaattacttatttaaaataCTATAAGATTTTCAAATTGACATTCCTTTAAAATGCTATGAAACTTATTTCTTCAcccttttattataaaaataataataataatatttaataaaaaattatttatttattaatcataTGATCATAAATTTCAATTAACATCATTTATTTTagtaataatatcaaatatgtcTGACATCTTtattataagtaaaaaaaaattaatttaagtattaaatatatttttgatccaataaaatcgatatttttatttattacaatttttttcttaaacatcaattaaaaaatgaaataattgacTTAGGAAAGATTTGATATTTCAATAAACTAATTGAAGTTTGAATGCACATAAACATGAATATGAAATAATAGATTTAAGAAATATCTTCTAATAGAAATATACAATTGAATGCAGATACAAACTATAATCAAATTTCATTTAACTTATCAATCAAATTACACAACAAACACaattaaaataagagaaaattgaatATAAAATCTAACATTTGTATCACACGGTAGATAGAAGAGCACATGAAAAGTCAGAAACAACATGAATAGTAGAAGGACGACCTAAACAGATTTCtgagttcatcttcttcattaatTCTTCATTTACTCTTCACATGTTTTGTTAATCACCAACCCCTATAATCTATTTCAACATTAAATCTATGAACAACAACATCCTGTGAGGCCCTTGAAATGGTTAATTATTTTGGCATTTAAAACTGAAAGATAATCAGGTATAAGAACAACATCCAAAAAGGACACTGAAATATACAACAATCAACATAAAAACAGAcaataaatataagaaaatacAACAATCAACATCAAAATATTACTTTTCTATTTCATTAAAGCAAGATATTGTGACAAAATTAAGCTCATCAAAATATGcactctcttctctctccttATAGTactaaaagaatatatatatatatatatatatatatatatatatatatatatatatatatatatatatatatatatataatactaagAAAATAAAACATACTGTCATAGATTTAAATATTCATAAAACACGATTTTGCACAACATAATCGTCACCTACTATACACAATCAGTAGCAATGCTCATCAACTATATTTAGTGTAAACACTCGACAAACATCAAAATCCCTATACTTTAGGTTGCTGAAGAATTCTTTCAAGTGCAAAAACAACCAAATATCCATTAAATTCTCTATTCTAAAATTGAATCCATAATCACAGAAATTAGAAAGCAATCAAATCCAAACTATTGAACCTGAGGCGGGGTATGCCCAAGAAGTTCCAGAAGAGGTCTGCTGTCAGTCAGAGGATGTTCAGGAGAAAGTTCAATTACAATTTGGTTAAGAACCTATAAAAACCACGTCATTCAAATTAGGtaaacataatttaaaatcaatcaaaacaaaTAGAGATCTCATAAACCGCAATCAAACATCTGTTTGTCGTCTCACTTGCAATCATACACCAGTagcatcatacatcacatgctAATCAATAACAAACTCCTTGTGTATTAAATCAAACACATCGAAAACAAAATATATAGATCAAAATGTTTATAAATTTTCTGGttagaataaaaaaaatcatacaatGATAGCTAGAACCAACGCAGTAGCGAAAAGCGATCCACGAAATCCTTCTTGAAATCCAACCGTCGTAGCAACAGCAGTAACAATAGCTGAATGTGAAGACGACATCCCACCATATCCAATCAATTGTTTAGGAACCCATTTTCTTTCCTtataccaacaaaaaaaatattaatcaatatTCAATTGTTTAGGATCGTTGAATTGGGATCGATCAGAATGAAGAATCGCcataaattttatttgttaatagaGCAAGCAAAATACATTTCAAATTAAACCCTAAAGATGATATTTTTCActacaaaacaataaaaaatatatatttataagatCACAAATTAAGCAAATTGATAAGACAACAAATTGTTGAATAATATAGTGAATATCGAATGTAAAAATATATCAAGCGAGAAATATAGAAGCAGAAGTAGTTGCAGAGATGAGAGAAACTTActgttaaaaaaagaaaaaaatttaaatagttAACGAACCTTGTTTAACATTCATGTTACGACTCTTAATGCTATTGAATTGTCGAATGAATGTTTTCCATCTCGGTCCAGCAACGATCTTTGGCCACTCACGCACTTTCATCCATCTACGGAACCGCCACTGCATCTCTTTAATCCAAAATCAaattaaccctaaataaaattGATGAATTAAAACAACccaaaatcaaattaattcatataaacaacccaaaatcaaattaattcatataaataacccaaaatcaaattgattcatagcaattttaaatttgaatttgaatttgttatACGAATCTGCCatgaataacaaaaaaaacaaaggtAAATGACCCAAAAGTTAAAAAGAGGTCACAACTATGCGTTGGATTCACCTTCCTCCGTGATATGGAAGATCACAACTATGCAGAGGatttaaagtaaataataaatacaaaattcAATTTCACAGCTACCTGTGTACCAGAAGCAGGCTACAATAAATCTGTAATCATCTTGATTGATAAGTGAATTTGGGGCTTAGGGTTTTCGTATGGGGTGAGGGTATATTGTCAGATCGTTGTTTGTTAGCATGGCAGATAGAAAAATAAACATATGCTTGAACGTTTGTTATTGTGTTGTCGTGAGGAGAGAGCGATTGAGAGAGAGGAATGAGAGAATTGTTTGAGTTCTTTCGGTAAATGCAGAGAGAGAAGAAGCTTTatcaatttctttttttgtttacgTTGGAAAGCAGAGTGACTTAAAGAGAAAATAGGGGAATTGTGCACGATTCAATAAAGAGAGATATTCTAAAGTTTGCATTATATTTTTCAATGCAATTTTGAAATAGATACATATGAAAAATGACTTGTAACAAAAAAAATGACAATCTTTTTTGGAATAGTACAAATTTCTTTGGTATTCCCCATATCCTTCTATATAAAAAGGTAATTATTTTTTACGTGTATCAAGAATCCCTCCATATTCTtccattaataaataaaataaaaaatttaatgtaaataattaataaaaaagtaattattttttaaataaaaatttttcttttttagaaaGTTTGTAAAACCTGAGAATTGTTGTGAGCAtgacacttgtcaaaattgcccaaaaactcattttgctttattattatgtatgataataataatagtaataatatttatCTTTATAATAAGGATTGAAGGAAGAATTTTCAGACTAGTAGTAATTATTTTGATCAAAAAAACATATTGCGAGACTAGATAAACATTTTACTACAATGATTTATCCTTAAAGTATGCCGAACAAAAGTTAGCCTGAAGTGTAGTTCTACACATTTGACCACATGGCCAACATTGGTGCTTAGACCAACAACGTGGCACACATTTTCATGTCTCATACAATTTGTTCCCATGCACTTCCATCTTCAACGTCACACTCTTCAATCCAAAATTCAAACATCACTTTATCTTCATGGCGTTCTTGCTAAATTAATACATTCCTCAAAGAGATAATAAAAAAtgggaaacaaagaaaaatcaaaagaccGAAAAGAAAAGAGATTGCAAGAGATATCACTTTTGAGGACCATTCCTTATTCTGATCACCAAAGGTTGCATTTCATTTCTAGATTCATCTTCTTTCATTCTATAATTAGGTTTGATGTCTGCATTGCGGAGAATTTTGTCGCTTATTGTAACCATGTCTGACTTAAGGAATTAATCTTTGCAGATGTGCATGAAatcaatgaataatatatttCTCGTTAGCATGTGTTAGAATTAACTTTGGGCTTATCTATACATATATAGGTGGTGGTCTAAGGAAACAATTGCTGTGGTTACTGGTGGAAATAGAGTTAGCTTCCTTAAACTCGCGACTGCCAAGCCAGGAGTCGACAAAACCAAATTCTTCTGGTTCTAGAGGAGCCACGTCCACGTCACCGAGGAATGTGTCCTTCTCAAGGATGTGTTCGAGATCCTGATCAGGGAAGGTCGACTCAAACAACACATCAAGTGGAGCGAGGCCCCTGACAAAACATCCAAGAGACAAAGAGGGTAGAGGAGGAAAAGGCCCGGGACAAAACTGGCCTAATGCAAGTTTCCATGTGCATCTCTCGGACGAAAGACTTTTATGTCCCCGACGTGGCCACGGGACCCTTGTTCGCTGACAGCACTTGGGAGAAATTCCCCTCCAGGATGGTTATATCTAGAGTTGTAAAAATGGACTATCCGGCCCTGGCGGACCATGTGATTTTTAAGGCTGGGCCAAAAAGGACTTGTATAATATGGACTCGAGAATTACTACCACAAGCCGGTCATAGATGGGCTTCGGGTTACCCGACCCTAAAcgggcttttttatttaaaaaaattaaaataaaaactccataatctttattttaaataaaataaaaaattatataattttaaacataatactttTTTCactactatattatctcttataaatattataatgtgtttctaaatacaatacatgactaaattgtataaaataatacttgaatatttaatataagagaaaactaatataatacgatcaaagaatgtttattatattaatgtataatatttaaaaaagaaagatttaatagaataaagataaaatttagtgagatgagaaaaatattttgctattttggagtaagacaatataaatattaatttatattttttaaaatttgtagtTATATGGACCtaatgggctagccctaatgggtagagGGCTTTTTAAGGGCTGAGCTAAAAAAGCCATGAAAAATATGGGCTATAATTTTAAGGCCCAAaccctatgatttttcgggccGGGTCGGGCAGACCCATATGGGCTagtccattttgacagctctagtcaTATCTTGCAGAGAGTTCAACCAGTTCACTATAGGGTCAGTGAAGAGGAAGTTTGACGAGCTTGTCGATGCAAGCTCGAATCTAAACCTGAACCTCAACAGGTTTCGAGGAAAGTCGGAGCCCATCACTTTCTATCTCGAGGAGCTTCCAAGTGGATCTCCTAACTCCAATATTCCTTTGCTCGTGCGAGAAAAGATGGAAAACTTTAATGTTCGCCGAATTCTCGTCGACTAAGGGAACATGATCAACATTATGTACGCCCACCTGTTCACCATCCTTCAACTCGACGAATCCCATCTTCCACCTTCTATGGTTCACGGGCAGTTGACCCAGGACGAAGATCACGCGTTGATCTTGCCCTACCCACGTAGGATCCTAACGGTATCTTGTTTTGGACATAAGAATCCAGCCCAAAATAGAAGACATTGGCCCAACTTTGGGGgcactataaataccctcttttatAAGAGAGTCAGGTACATAGGCGGGTCCACGTTAAGACATGGTATGGCTTTAGCCACaccattttttttccttttttctttatatatatatatatatatatatatatatatatatatatatatgtatatatatatatatatatttcatcttTTACTCCTCTTAACGTTTTAAAAATCGGATTGATTAATATGATGGTGGATCACTGGTTATTGGTCGAGTTATTGGGTCATTAGTCGAACTGTATGATTAAATCAGATAATTAAGTTGAATAAACTGGTTTCTATAAAAAAACTATAGAGTTATTAAACTGATCGAAACTGATAACTCGGTCTCTAAAAAATCACGACACctaacaaattttaaattttcaaaatatcataattttactTAGGGGTATTTGCGGTGCAGTTTGAGCGGTTTTGACGCTAAAAGTCATCCGAACGGCAAAAAAAAAAGACAcggggtttggtttggttcggttggcttttagaaaaaaaccaaaccaaaccaatgcgggtTAGTTCGGCTTGGTTGGTtcagttttttacaaatattttactgAGTCATATATACACATATAGATAACAACATAACTTTATATTTAGTCATTCATATACTACCAAATAACAGCAAAACTCATCATATTTAGACAAAAACTTCCCATTTAATATGTATAAATTAGATTAGACAAAAgcgaaataataaacataaaataatagcataaaacattatcaaaaatattataatgaaacaaaaaaatagaagagatgagagattagtgaagataaaaaagaaagaacataagagaggagagattatagaagaagatgtgcgataaaaacaaaattgaaagagAAAACATTtgtataaaaatgagaaggtgaaaagaaaaaatataagataGTAAAGATTAGAGAATAAGAGATAAGATGTATGTGGGAAAGATGGCGCAATAATTctaggagagatttgagaagactgaaATTGAAACCATAAGCGTAAGGATGAGAAAGTTGTCCGTAATCATAAGActaattaggtttaggtttgaatgtgagttaagtaggttgtaacataatgcggtttggttcggtttgcaaaatataaaccgcaaaccgaaccgaaccatgcAGTTTTGTTAAAAGATTACTCAAACAAATCTGAATCAAATGCGGTTTTTTCCGGtttcggtttgatttggtttgcgaTTTTCTATTAGGTTGGTTTAGTTTTGAACACCCTTAATTTTACTAGTTCgttctttaaattcaaattctaaacatagtcatcacacataacaaaattgtacaaaataaaaattaaaataaattgtgaaCTAAGTTTAATTGCAACATAAACTAAATAACAAAACAAGTGCAatgttaaataaatttaatttcaatgaggaaaatccaaataaattttgaacaaaatatacttatattttaatttttaattttttttttatcaaaatgca contains:
- the LOC131603562 gene encoding uncharacterized protein LOC131603562, translated to MLNKERKWVPKQLIGYGGMSSSHSAIVTAVATTVGFQEGFRGSLFATALVLAIIVLNQIVIELSPEHPLTDSRPLLELLGHTPPQVQ